CTCACCCGCGACAATATCATCAGTATGGTGGACGAATGCCATCGCTCGCAAAAGGGTGACGGTACCGAGAGCTACGCGATGACCATGCGGGTCAAGCTCGCGAACGGGTTCCGCTATGGCTTCACCGGCACGCCGATCGACCGGACGATGCAGAACACGCACCGCGACTTTGGACCGCTGAAGGATGGCGTGCAGGAACGCTACCTTAGCTATTACGGCATCCGGCGCGCGATCCAGGACGGGGCCACGCTGGAGGTACACTACATTCGCGACAAGGTTCCGTTCACGGTCGATGAAGCCACACTGAACGTCGGTTTCGAGCAGATGTGCGCCGAGATGGAGTTGGAGGACGAGGAAGCGAAGGACTTTGTCCAGCGCCAGCGCTCGCGGTGGAAGGAGCTGGCCCGCCATCCGGAACGCGTGGACATCGTGCTCGACAGGATGCTCACACACTTCCTGGAACATCCCGACCCGAACGGCTTCAAGGCCCAGCTCGTCGCCGTCGATCGCAAGGCGTGTGCGGTCTACAAGGACGCGCTCGATGCCAAACTGAAGGCGCGCGGCCTGCCGCCCGAATGGTCGGACGTGATCATCTCCGCGGCCCAGAACAGCGAGCCTGACGTCGAACGCTTCGAGTATCCGAAGGCGAAGCAGGACGAACTGATCGACTACTTCAAGCTCACGCCGGCGGAGTGGGAGGTGTGGAACTGCGAGCGGCACGGGGAGGATCGCAGCCGGTGGCGGCCGCCCCTCAAGATCCTCATCGTCTGCGACCGATTACTGACCGGGTTCGACGCCCCGGTCGAGCAGGTGATGTACCTCGACAAGCCGTTGCGCGACCACAACCTGCTCCAGGCGATCGCTCGGACCAATCGCCCGCTGCCGTCGATGAAGAAGCGCACGGGCATCGTCGTGGACTACTTCGGCGTCTTCACCAACCTGGAGAAGGCCCTCAACTTCGACGAGAATATCCGCGAGGAATCGCTGATCGACTGGGACGCGCTGCGGGCGACGGTGCCGGGCGAGGTGGCCCGGTGTATGGAAACCTTTGCGGGCATCACGCGGGCGGATACGCGCGAGTGCCTACTGGCGGCGCTGAGACGGCTGCGCGATCCGGAGACGGCTAAGAACTTCGAGCACAACTTTCGGAGCCTCGAGCGGCTCTGGGAGGCCATCTCGCCGGACCCATGCCTCTATCCGCACCGTCACGAGTACAACTGGCTCTGCGGCATCTACGTCGCCCACCGCCGTCGGCAACGCGGAAGCAAGGACACCTACGGCGAGCTGTCGGCGAAGACCCGGCAGCTCATCCAGGAGAACACGACCTTCCTCGACATTGCGGAGTCGCTGCCGGTCTTCAAGATCGACAAGGACTACGTGAGCAAGCTCGACGAACTGCCCACGCCGGCCGACAAGGCAGCCGCCCTCGAGGCCATTCTCACCGGCGAGCTGTCCGAGGACGACCCGAGCTTCATCTACCGGCAACTCGGCGAGCGGTTGCAACGTGTCAAGGAGCGCCGGGATGCGGGCGACGAGGCAACAGCGACGCGTCTGCGGGAGCTGGAAGAGATCGCAGCGGCGGTCGCTGCGACCAAGCAGGAGCCGAAGCGCCTCAACCTGAGGCAGCCGGGGGAATATGGGTTGTACACGGTCCTGCGGGCTCACGCTCCGTGCGCCGATGAGACCTACGTCGCGGATTGTGCGCGCCGCATGGTG
The Candidatus Methylomirabilis sp. genome window above contains:
- a CDS encoding HsdR family type I site-specific deoxyribonuclease, which codes for MSEYSYVEQPILTWLCGEPKATYRAGGLGWTYRDEEAMTLYERPLEDPLVEKLLVAAILRINLEVKTETQAKLAVAALRKTMSHPDRLTANRQTLDLLRDGARVMLTPGENATTVHFIEFDPGRQNQNDFTATNQYRVQGIKRCREDTVLLVNGIPLVIAEYKSYVASGKDWREAVQQLHRYQRQAPLMLTPNVFCVAADEDEFRYGTVLFQDASKEEIERHLDLWGRWLSLYPDHRGWWNDPEAADPDDPLEAPVKGLLRLKPAHLLDFLQHFVVFETKKGKTTKKIARYQQFEAVNELVDRTVSLVGCPATAQDRTGLIWHTQGSGKSLTMIFAGQKLRRHPALNNPTVLIVVDRRDLKTQLSDDFDACDYPNVEKALGVEDLKRRLRAEWQGTLVTTVQSFQNMGDLAPLTRDNIISMVDECHRSQKGDGTESYAMTMRVKLANGFRYGFTGTPIDRTMQNTHRDFGPLKDGVQERYLSYYGIRRAIQDGATLEVHYIRDKVPFTVDEATLNVGFEQMCAEMELEDEEAKDFVQRQRSRWKELARHPERVDIVLDRMLTHFLEHPDPNGFKAQLVAVDRKACAVYKDALDAKLKARGLPPEWSDVIISAAQNSEPDVERFEYPKAKQDELIDYFKLTPAEWEVWNCERHGEDRSRWRPPLKILIVCDRLLTGFDAPVEQVMYLDKPLRDHNLLQAIARTNRPLPSMKKRTGIVVDYFGVFTNLEKALNFDENIREESLIDWDALRATVPGEVARCMETFAGITRADTRECLLAALRRLRDPETAKNFEHNFRSLERLWEAISPDPCLYPHRHEYNWLCGIYVAHRRRQRGSKDTYGELSAKTRQLIQENTTFLDIAESLPVFKIDKDYVSKLDELPTPADKAAALEAILTGELSEDDPSFIYRQLGERLQRVKERRDAGDEATATRLRELEEIAAAVAATKQEPKRLNLRQPGEYGLYTVLRAHAPCADETYVADCARRMVKHLHTHQLLGPGWSASVGGRQAVERSLLAESWNSTYGALGFEEGAEHPLFLPSAVEELAKADRLS